The Candidatus Nanosynbacter sp. HMT-352 region GACTTTTATCAGCAAATTCCGATTTTACACGAACTGCTCGATGCGTTTGGCTGGCCGCTTTATGAAATTGATGATTACGAGGCGGACGATATTATGGGCGCGTTTGCCAGACAAGCGGAATCTCGCGGAATTGAAACATGCTTGATAACGTCTGATTTGGACGCATTGCAATTGATATCACCAATGACCAAGGTTTACGCTATGAAAAATGGTTTAAGGAATATCGAGGAGTTCACGGCGGAATATTTTGAAGAAAAATACGGAATTCGGACGGAACAATTCTTAGATTTGAAGGCACTGAAGGGCGATTCAAGTGATAATTTGCCGGGAGTGCCGGGAATTGGCGAGAAAACAGCGGTGAAATTATTGCAAGAATATGAAACTCTGGACGGAGTTTATGAGCATTTGGACGAGCAAAAAGGCGCTTTGCGAACGAAGTTGGAAAATGGTCGCGAGTCGGCATATTTGACCAAGCAAGTGGCGGAAATTTGGACGGACGCGCCGATTGAGCTGGACTGGGATGTGGCGGATGTTAATGATTGCGATTTTGCGCGAGTAACGGAAATTCTGCAGAAGTTGGAGTTTAATTCGCTGATTGGACGATTACCGCGAACGATGCAAGCGGCGGAAAATGAGAAAAAAGAAGAACCGAAGTTGGATATTCCACGAATTGAAAAATTGCCCGATACGCCGATGTTTGAGGCGGAAAATATAATATATATCGATTCGTCGGAGCCTGACGTAATTTACATAAGCTCGAATCCTGAGTCGGCATGGACGGCGAAAATTAGCGAAATTAGCCAGTCTATGTGGCAATTATTGGCGCAGGGAATTGTGATCGCGGCGGATGTCAAGCAGTTGTATCACGAGCTGGATAATCATGGCGTGGCGGTGCGTTTTCACGAAGTTTGGGACGTTGAGCAGGCGGCGTTTTTGATTGACCCGCTGAAGCGTGATCGTAGTTTGAGTGCGCTGTCTGGCTATTTTTCTGACGACAATTCCTCGCCTTATCAATTGGCTCGCTTACACAAAATTTATCGTGAACAAAAAGTTTACATGTCGAACAATTCGCAAATTGCACGTGTGGCTTACGAGTTTGATTTTCCAGTAATTTGGGCGCTATTCCAGATGGAAAAACGCGGGATGAAGTTGGACGATACACTATTAAAACAGATGGGCGATGAGCTGGCGGCGGAAGTCAGCGGGCTTGAACAACAAATGTATTCCATGGCTGGATATGAGTTTAACGCGTCTAGTCCAGCGCAACTTTCTGAGGTTTTATTTACCAAATTACAATTACCAACTGCGGGCATAAAAAAGGGGAAAACTGGATATTCAACAGGTCAAAAAGAGTTGGACAAATTACGCGGACAACATCCGATTATTGAGTTGATTGAGCGATATCGAGAATTGACCAAATTGATCAGCACATACATTGAGGCGTTACCAAAATTGATGGCGACTGATGGGCGAATTCACACTACATTCAATCAGGACGTAACCAGCACGGGGCGGCTGAGTAGTACAAATCCGAATTTACAGAATATTCCGGTGCGGACTGAACTGGGCAGGAAAATTCGCCAGGCGTTTGTTCCGAGTGATGGCAAAGTTTTTGTCGGCGCGGATTATTCGCAATTTGAGCTGAGGCTGGCTGCCGTGTTGGCTGGCGACGAGAAGTTGATCGAAGACTTTAATAGCGATGTTGATATTCACGCAAAAACGGCGGCGGAAACATACGGAATATCGATTGATGAAGTAAGCAAATCTCAGCGCCGAGCGGCGAAAGTGATCAATTTTGGTGTACTTTACGGAATGAGCCCGCACGGTTTGGCGGCGGCTACGGGAATGTCATTTACAGAGGCGAAAAAGTTTATTGATCATTATTTTGAGGTGCGAAAACCGATTCGTCAGTACTTGGATAAAATTCTAACTCAAGCGCGAGAACAGGGATTTGTTGAAACGTATTTTGGCAGGCGACGACCAACGCCTGATGTAAAATCGAGCAATTTTATGGTGCGATCTTCGGCGGAAAGGGCTGCGATGAATATGCCAATTCAAGGTACGGAAGCGGATTTGATGAAATTGGCAATGATTCGGTTGGAGGATAAATTGTCGGGCTTGGCTGACGCAATTCTACAAGTTCATGATTCGATTTTGGTGGAATGCAAACCTGAAGACATCCAGAAAGTCAGCGAGATTATGAAAGCCGAAATGGAGGGCGTTTGTCCGGAATTACCGATTAAATTGAAAGTAGATATCGGTACGGGCGTAAATTGGGGTGAAGTGTAGAAAATATGGTATAATTACGCCATGAAATACACTCAACGACGAAATTCATTTTCTCGATTTGTACCAATTTTGCTGGTTATTGTTATCACGGTTGTGGCGGTAGCAGCGGTTATTGCGATTGGTCGAGCATTATTTGGCAAAAACGATTCAGGTCAAACAACGGATCAGAATGTTAACGTAGGGCAAGTTGCTTTGTTGTCGACGGACGTGGGAAGCGCGGTTCGATTGACAGTGCGCGGACCGATTGTAGCGAATGAGAATTTCCGCTCATACAGCATCACTATTTCGCCAGAATCTCGCGAAATGACAACGTACGAGGGTTATTTGGATAAGCCGATTGCAGAGAAAAAATTGGACAATAACAGCAGGGCTTATACGGAGCTGGTTTATGCGCTCGATAAGCGAAAAATGATGGAAGGCACGCCGCTAACTGAGCAGCAAAACGATTTGCGGGGGATTTGTGCTAGCGGTAAAATTTACAAATTCGAAACTTTGAAGGACAATTCCGTTGTGAAGAGCTTGTGGACGTCGGATTGTAGCGGCTCTAAAGGCTCGGCACAAGCTAACGTGAACGAGATTTTGGATATGTTTTTGAAACAAATTCCTGACGGCAAAAAAATGGCGGCTGGAATTGGCCTAAGTCAAGAAGAAGCTTTATTTAAGCTGTAGGACTTGCCGAATGCCAGAACTACCCGAAGTTGAGACAGTTCGTCGCGGTTTGGCGGATTTGCTGCCAGGTCAGGCTGTTGTGCGAGCGACGGTATTTGATTCACCAAAGAGTTTTCCGAATTCACCCACAGACGTTCAGCAATTTTTATACGGTGCGCATGTAACGGCGGTGCGACGTCGTGCAAAAGTGCTGATGATTGATCTTGATACGCGTTATTCGCTGGTGATACATCTTAAGATGACTGGGCAATTGATTTTTCGTGGGGCTAATAGTTTTGCTGGTGGTCATCCGAATGATAGTTTGATTGGTGAATTACCAGATAAGTCGACACGAGTGCAAATTGACTTTACAGATGGTTCGCACCTGTTTTTTAATGATCAGCGTAAGTTTGGCTGGATGAAATTGATGCCGACTGATGAGATAGAAAATTTGCCATTTATGCAGAAAGTTGGTCCGGAACCGCTCGATAAAAAAACTGAGGCGGGTGACTTTATTAAGCGAATTCGCCGTCGGCAAAATTCGATGATAAAGCCAGCGTTTCTTGATCAGTCGGTGATTGCTGGGGTTGGCAATATTTATGCCGATGAAGCTCTGTGGGCTGCGAAAATTCACCCTCAGACGCGCGTTAGGAATGTTAGCGATGACCAATTGGAAGATTTGTTTAATGAACTGCGCCAGATTTTGCAATTGAGTATTGATCAGGGTGGCTCGACGGATAAAAATTATGTTGACGCTGAAGGCAGAAAAGGGAATTATCTGTCGTTTGCGCACGTATTTCGTCGGGAAGGTCAGCCGTGCCATCGGCATCCTGATCAAGAGATTGTAAAGATGAAGGTTTCTGGACGCGGTACGCATATTTGTCCAGTTTGCCAAGTGGAGGCGAAGTGATTTACCTTTTTTACGGCGAAAACGAATTCGAGAAACGGCGAGCAATTGCTAAGCTGATTGGCGATGAAAAAGTGGCGCGATATGATGGCGAAGATTTGACGCTGGCTGGCATGCAGGAAATAGCAATTGGGCAGACACTGTTTATGAACTCGTCGGTGTATTTGATTTCAAAACTAGGCGAAAATTCTGAGATTTGGTCGCAACTTCCAGATATGAAGTTTGATGATGACAGGACAATTATTTTGGTGGAAGATAAAATTGATAAGCGAACGAAAACGTATAAGTGGCTACAGAAAAATGCCAAAGTTCAGGAATTTTCACCGCTTAGTGATCGTCAAAAACCGCAACTTTTAAAATGGTGCGTGGCGGAAGCAAAGGCTCGTGGGTGTGAATTAACGAATCGTCAAGCAGAGATAATTGTCGATCGTTTGGGATTTGATCAGTTGCGACTGAGTAACTTTTTGGATCAATTAGCGCTGGCGGAAAAAGTGACGGATGATTTAATTGACAACTTTATACCTTTGGCGAGGCCGGAAAATGTGTTTGATTTGTTTATTTCGGCGCTGGCGGGTGATTATGATAAGGTCCACGACATAATTAGTTATTTGGAGTCGGAAAGTGGCGTTGATGGCGCCTATCAGACAATGGGATTACTTGCCTCGCAGGCAACTAACTTGACGGCGTTGGTTTTGGCTGGCGGCGACAGTAAGTTGGTGGCTTCGGATTTTTCAGCTAGTCCGTATGTTTTACGAAAATTGGCGTCTTCAGCAAAAGGTGTCGATAAGGAAAAACTGAAGAGGATAAATGACGCGCTGCTTCGGGCGGACTTACAAATGAAAACAACCTCTGTAAATCCGTGGCTGATTGTGGAGGCGGCGCTGGTTGGAATTGGAAAATAAAAATACCCCAGTTAATTCCGGGGTATTTTCTAGTAATCTTTACAGATTATTTTTCAGATTTCTTAGCAGCTGGCTTCTTTGCTGGAGCTTTTTTAGCAGCAGTTTTCTTAGCTGTTGCTGGCTTTGCGGCTGGTTTTTTAGCGGCTTCTAATGTAACACCTGCTTTTTTAGCAATTTTGCTTAATGCGCTCTTTCGGCGAGCAGCGGTATTTTTCTTAATCAAGCCTTTTTTAACAGCGGTGTCGATTTCGCTTTGTGCTGCAGCAAGAGTTTTTGTGCTTGGTTCTGCAGAGAAAGCTTTAACAGCAGTCTTAATGTCTTTTTTAATGCTGATGTTTCGCTCGCGGCGCTTTAGAGTTTGTTTAGCACGCTTGATGGCGGATTTGATGATTGGCATGTTTCTCCTTTACCTCTATAGATTTGTATCGCTAATCAGGAAGAATTATACAGAAAATAGCATAAATTGTAAAGAGGCGGCTTAGATATTGACTTTATGGTACTGCTTATGGTATAGTGATGCCAAGCGTAATTACAAAAAACAAACATAGGAAAAATCATGTCAAACGGATCAGCAAAGCAAAAAGTAATCCAGAGCATCAAGGATGTAACTAATATTTTAGTGACGGTGAGTTCTAGCCCATCAGTCGACGAATTGTCGGCAGCGTTAGGATTGACGATTTTCCTCAATAAACTAGGGAAGCACGCTACGGCTGTGTTTAGCGGCGACATTCCGCCAGCAATTACGTTCTTGAATCCTGATAAGACGTTTGAGCAGACTGCAGATTCTTTACGTGATTTTATTATTGCCTTGGATAAAGAAAAGGCTGACCATTTGCGCTATAAAGTTGTTGATGACGCGGTGAAGATTTTTATTACGCCATATCGTACGACAATTACCGATAAAGACTTGGAATTTTCACAGGGTGATTATAACGTTGAGCTAGTTCTGGCGCTAAATGTTGAAAATAGTGAAAGTATTGATACGGCTTTGACTGCGCACGGTAAGATTTTGCACGATGCTACGGTTGCGGCTATAACAGCGGGCGATGTAAAGAGTGGTCTGGGTTCTGTTGATTGGCACGAATCTAATGCTAGTGGCGTGAGTGAAATGGTTGTTGAGCTTCTTGATGATCTGAAAACGCCGAAGGTAACTCTGGACGAGCAGATGGCGACGGCTTTGCTTACGGGAATTGTTGCAGTGACTGACCGATTTAGTAATAGCAATACGTCATCAAAGGTTATGACTACAGCCGCAGAACTTATGGCGGCGGGCGCAAATCAGCAATTGGTGGTTTCAAAGATCGCAGAGAGCGAAGTAGAGGACGAGCCGCAGAAGATTGAAAAGATCGAAGAAAAATCTCCAGAAAAAGAGGAAGCCTCAGAGGATAAAACTGAAGAAGCGGAGAAAGATGAGGAAACTGTACACGCGGACGGAACTTTGTCGATTAGCCACGAAAAGAAGGGCGATGTTGATGAGGTAGCCGAACAAACGGCGAAGGAAAAGCAAGAAGAGTCTGCTAGGATTGCCGAAGAGAAATTGGCTAAAATTGAGCCAATAAAGGAGGAGCCACAAGTCGAGGAAGAAAAGCCGAGTGAAAAAATAGTTTCAAAGGGCGAGCTTTCTTTTGAGGAAACTCCGCTGATGGGTGGCACTCTGAACGCAACGACTACACAGGCTGCCGAGGATAAGATTAGGGAATTGGCTAGCGATCAAAATAAAACCATCTTAACGCACGGTAAATACGTGGGCGATAACACGCCGTCGTTTGGCGATACTCCGTTAAATGCGGCTATGGGTGCGTCTGATGAACCACCGAAGATTGACCCGTTCGCGACAACTAACGCCGCTGAGCAAAAATTGTCGACAATACCTGTTGCGCCGCAATCTGAAGAGTCGATTATTTCGGCAATTACTAACGACACAAATCAATTGAATAATCCAGTAGCGCCAGCTCCGAGCCAGCCGATTGCGCCAATTGAGCCAGCAATAACAAATCCTGAAAATAGCATTCCAGGTTTCGATTTGCCAATGCCACCAGCAATGCCAGATTTCGGCGCTTTGCCACCAATGCCGCCAGCACCTACAGGTGTTGATGTAAATGGATTGCCACAGATTGCACCGTTGGGGGTGGCTCCTGAGCCAGTAGCCGCTCCGCAAGCTCCAGCACCTGCGCCGATCACCGCGATGCCAACTCAGCCAGCTCAAAATGCAGACTTCAATCCAGCGCAATTCCACATTCCAGGACAATAGTTGATGGACGAAGTGATTCTCATAGACAAACCTCAGGGAATGACTAGCTTTGGGGTGGTAGCGCGCTTGCGGCGAGTTTTATCTAATCAGGCGGGAAAGAAGGTAAAGGTTGGCCACACGGGTACGCTTGATCCGTTTGCTACTGGGCTAATGATTATTATGACTGGAAAGAAATGCCGCGAAGCTGAAACTTTCACTAAGCTGGATAAGTGGTACGAGGCAGAAATTATTCTGGGCAAGAATAGTTCGACGGGTGATCCAGAAGGCGAAATTACTGATGTGTCTGATTATGAGCCGAGTTTGGAAGAAGTTCAGCAGGTGGTTAGCCAATTTGTGGGAAAAATTGAGCAGACGCCGCCGATTTTTAGCGCAATAAAAATTAACGGTGAAAGAGCGTATAAATTGGCGCGCGAAGGTAAACAAGTTGAGATTCCTAAGCGTGTGATAGAAATTTACTCATTGGAGTTATTGGCATACGAATACCCTAAATTAAAGATCAGAACTCACGTTTCAAGCGGAACTTATATTCGGACGCTGGCGGTGGACATTGGCGAGAAACTAGGGACGGGTGCGTATTGCGAGAATTTGCGTCGAACAAAAATAGCCGACTATTCTATTGATCAGGCAAAGACTCTGGCGGATTTTGGAATTACTAGTTAATTGCAAAAAACAGAGAAGCTTGGTATAATTACAGAGCTATGATTAGCAAAGAAAATAAAGCGAAAGCAATTGCTTTGACTCAGGTCAATAAAAACGACGTTGGTAGCCCACAGGCTCAGGTGTCGGTTTTGACGGCTCGTATCAAAGAAGTCACGGAGCATTTGAAGGCGAATAAGCACGACTTCATGGCTCGTCGCGGCTTGATCCAAATGGTTGGTAAGCGCAAGCGTTTGCTGAAATATTTGGAGCGAACTGATTTTGAGTCTTACAAAGCAGTTGTTGCCAAATTAGGTTTGCGTAAATAGTTTACGTTAAAAACTGCTTAAATCCCCTTTGACGAAAAGGGGATTTTTGTTGTTCTGGCTATTTTTTCAATTTGGCGATAATCACATCTCGTCCATCGTTTGCGCCGCCCAAAGTGCAGGAATAAAGAGTTAATTGCGGCTGATCTGTAAGTTGTTCGATTTCCACGGCATCTGGCTTAACGCTTTGTTTTTCACTGATGACGTAATTGTAACGCACGCCGTTATAGTCAATGATAATTTCATCGCCGACAGTCAATTTATCAATATTATAAAAAGGCGATTTTCTGAGCGTCTGCTGAGGAGTTAGGCCCATAATAAAACGGTGTGCAGATAAGACAAAATTGCCACCATCTTTTGGATTGCCGTTTTCTGGTTTACGCCACCACGCACCATGTTCCATTGTCTCGGCGCCGCCAGTACTATAAGGCAAATTTATGTCGATTTTCGGTATATAAAGTCGATTTTCGGTAATTTTATTCTCAGTTTTAGTGATGAGCTGAGTGGTCTGGTTGTCTTTTGGATCGATGTTTTGCGACAAAATAAGGGGCGTGCTGATGAGAGCAAGCAAATAAACTCCGCCAAGAATCATTAAGATTGCGATTATAGTTAAGATATAGCTTTTCCAGCTTTTCTGGCGATTTTTTACTGAATCTAGCTGAAGTGACATGAATAAATTATAGCATATTCATCTGTTAATAAGGTTATGTTAAGTGCGCTTGCGGCTGGCGTTTGGGTTGAGGTTTTAGTATAATATAAGGAGCAATTTGTAACGCGGAAGTGATAGAGATGAGACGACTAAATTGCCAAGTAATTTCATCCCTGTTACTACCGCAAGAAAGGAGCTCTTTATGAGTATTATCAATCCAAGCGGCAAGGAGATTTTTAGTGTTACCACTGATTTTTGTGGTCGGCCACTGACGCTAGAGGTGAATCGCGTCGGTTTTAGGACGACTGGTAGTGTTTTGGTGCGTTACGGCGATACTGTAGTTTTGGGCAGCGCTCAGGTTAGTCCGCGTCCAGTGCAATTGGATTATTTTCCATTGTCGATTGATTATGAAGAAAAATTTTATGCAGCGGGTAAGATTTCTGGCAGTCGATTTATCAAGCGCGAAGGTCGCCCGAGCGATGAAGCTGTGTTGATTGGTCGATTAATTGATCGTCCGATTCGTCCGCTTTTCCCGAAAGGTTATCGACAGGAAATTCAAGTCGTCGCGACTGTTTTGAGTATGGATCCGAGTTTCCGTCCAGATGTGATTGCGATGATCGCTGCGTCTAGCGCGTTGATGTTAACTGGTACACCGTTTGACGGTCCAGTGGCTGGTTTGCGCGCGGGTCGAGTGAACGGTGAATTTAAGGCGTTTTTGACTCCAGAAGAGCGCGAAAAGTCAGATCTTGATTTGGTTGTGGCTGGTATTGAAAGCGGTATAACAATGGTAGAGGCTGGCGCCAAAGAAGTTTCGGAGGACGTTATCGTTGATGCTATGGCGTGGGCTCACCAGATGATGCAGCCAGCAATTGCCTTGCAGCGCGAATTGGCAGAAAAAGTTGCGCCAACGCAGCAGGAATACGATTTAATTTTGCCAGACGAATCAATTCAGCAAACGGTTAACGCGTGGGCTGATGGAAAATTTGGTGAGAAAATTCGTCGCCCATATCCAGAGCGTAATGAAATGATTAGCGAAATTCGTGCTGAGTTCCATGAAGCGATGGCGGAAAAATTGGGACTGGACGAGGAAGAATATAGCGAAGTTCGTGGCGATTACGACGAAGCGTTTACTTTGGCTTTACATAAAGATGTTCGTCGGGGAATTGTCTCTGAACGAGTTCGTCCTGACGGTCGACAATTAACTGAGATTCGTCCGCTCAGCTCGGAAGTCGGATTCTTGCCGCGCGCTCACGGTTCCAGCTTGTTTACGCGTGGCGTGACTCAGGGAATGAATATTGTGACTTTGGCGCCGCTTAGTTATTCGCAATTGATTGACACTATGGAAATTACCGACGGTGAGCGACGTTATATGCATCATTACAATGCGCCGGGCTATACGGTTGGCGAGGTCAAGCGAATGGGTAGTCCAGGTCGACGTGAAATTGGTCACGGATACTTGGCGGAACGCGCTTTGCTCCCAGTTTTGCCAACTGAAGAAGATTTTCCATACGCTATTCGCTCAGTTACTGAGATTATGAGCCAGAACGGTTCGACTTCGATGGCGGCGACTTGTTCTAGCTGCTTGGCGTTGATGGATGCTGGTGTGCCAATTTCGGCTCCAGTGAGTGGAATTGCTATGGGCTTAATGATGGACGGCGATACTCCGTATGTATTGAGTGATATCGCTGATGCTGAGGACTTTGCTGGTGATATGGACTTTAAGGTGACCGGGACCTCAAAGGGCATTACGGCTCTTCAAATGGACATGAAGGTTCATGGTTTGCCAGTGGCGATTTTACGTCAGGCAATTGAGCAGAGCAAAGCTGGCCGAGCGCACATTTTGGAGCATATGCTCAGCGTTCTTCCAGAACCTCGTAAGTCGCTCAGTCCGTATGCGCCACGAATTGAGAAGATTAAGATTGATCCGGATAAGATTGGCGTGATTATTGGTAAGGGTGGTGAGACGATCAATAAGATTACCTCGGAAACTGGCGCTGAGATCGATATTAAAGAAGATGGTTTGATTACTGTGGCTAGCCCAGACGGCACGTCGATTGAAAAGGCTATGAACTGGATTAAGAGTCTGATCGAGGAGCCGGAAGTCGGCAAGATTTACGAAGGCAAAGTTGTCGGTATTAAAGATTTTGGCGCGTTTGTGAATATACTTCCTGGTGTTGACGGAATGGTTCATATTTCGAAATTGGCGGAACGTCGAGTTGAAAAAGTGACTGATGTCGTGAAAGAAGGTCAAACTGTTCGCGTGAAAATCACTGGAATTGACGAGCGCGGTAAGATTAATTTGACGATGATTGGTTTGTAAATATATAATAGCGAAAGCGTAATTTTAGGAGGAAATTTTATGGACAATAGTAACAACAACAAACCCCAAACACCGCCTCAGCCACAATTCCAGCAGGCTCCACAGCAGCCTCAGGTTCAGCAGCCTCAACCACAACAACAATTCCCACAACAACCAGTCATGGGAACTCCATACCAAATGCCACCAAAAAAGAAAATGAGTAAAGGTGCCAAGTGGGGAATCATCGGCGGAATAATTGGACTAGTCGTAATTATCGTTGGCGTAGTCCTAGCCGTCTTGCTACTAAGTGGTCCAAGCAAGGCGGATTATAAAGACCTGCTTTCACAGTTTACCGGTCTTGATGTAGGAGATGCTTTTATAAGCGAGAATGGTGCTGGTACTAAAAACACAAAAGATAAAATATATAAAGCCATCGAGAGAATTAACGATCTTAATAAGAAAATGAGTTCTCATAGAGCACTTCGCGATAAGGATGTGAAGGCGGCGTATGATAAGTATGTGGATAGTTGGAATAATGGCGCGCGAGAGTATCTAGATTTTTTGGTTATTCTTACAGAAGACAAGACTTATGAAAAGTGTAAATCTCCTGATGTAAGTAAATACCTCCGAGAATCTAAAGAAAATTTCGAGAAGCGTCTGGATTCCGAGACAAAAGACTGTATAGATTATTTGGATAAGATGTCAAAATCTGAAAATAAGCTAGCCTCCAAATATGGTAAGGACTGGAAGAATTATTACACAGAAATGAAGCAGTATTATGTGGCAATTGTAGAATATGCTAAAAATACAAAATCAAGATCATCGCTACCAAAAGCACCAAAGACTCCAAAGACAGATTTCAATACTGACGCTGTAGAAAAATGGAAAAAGTCTATTGATGATTTTGAGAAAGTTTTGGAAGAAAAAGCTAATAAATAGTCTGTAATTAAAAACAAAGCACCCTGAGAAATCGGGGTGTTTTTATTTGACTATAATTAAGCTATAGCGATATAA contains the following coding sequences:
- the rpsO gene encoding 30S ribosomal protein S15, which encodes MISKENKAKAIALTQVNKNDVGSPQAQVSVLTARIKEVTEHLKANKHDFMARRGLIQMVGKRKRLLKYLERTDFESYKAVVAKLGLRK
- the rpsT gene encoding 30S ribosomal protein S20; the encoded protein is MPIIKSAIKRAKQTLKRRERNISIKKDIKTAVKAFSAEPSTKTLAAAQSEIDTAVKKGLIKKNTAARRKSALSKIAKKAGVTLEAAKKPAAKPATAKKTAAKKAPAKKPAAKKSEK
- the mutM gene encoding bifunctional DNA-formamidopyrimidine glycosylase/DNA-(apurinic or apyrimidinic site) lyase, which translates into the protein MPELPEVETVRRGLADLLPGQAVVRATVFDSPKSFPNSPTDVQQFLYGAHVTAVRRRAKVLMIDLDTRYSLVIHLKMTGQLIFRGANSFAGGHPNDSLIGELPDKSTRVQIDFTDGSHLFFNDQRKFGWMKLMPTDEIENLPFMQKVGPEPLDKKTEAGDFIKRIRRRQNSMIKPAFLDQSVIAGVGNIYADEALWAAKIHPQTRVRNVSDDQLEDLFNELRQILQLSIDQGGSTDKNYVDAEGRKGNYLSFAHVFRREGQPCHRHPDQEIVKMKVSGRGTHICPVCQVEAK
- the holA gene encoding DNA polymerase III subunit delta, whose amino-acid sequence is MIYLFYGENEFEKRRAIAKLIGDEKVARYDGEDLTLAGMQEIAIGQTLFMNSSVYLISKLGENSEIWSQLPDMKFDDDRTIILVEDKIDKRTKTYKWLQKNAKVQEFSPLSDRQKPQLLKWCVAEAKARGCELTNRQAEIIVDRLGFDQLRLSNFLDQLALAEKVTDDLIDNFIPLARPENVFDLFISALAGDYDKVHDIISYLESESGVDGAYQTMGLLASQATNLTALVLAGGDSKLVASDFSASPYVLRKLASSAKGVDKEKLKRINDALLRADLQMKTTSVNPWLIVEAALVGIGK
- the polA gene encoding DNA polymerase I, with translation MKRLVVIDGKSVFYRGYYAMPGLSMADGTPTGGVYGFVSLAIELIKKLEPDYVAVAWDKRGTNIRKRRELYPEYKAGRKPAPDDFYQQIPILHELLDAFGWPLYEIDDYEADDIMGAFARQAESRGIETCLITSDLDALQLISPMTKVYAMKNGLRNIEEFTAEYFEEKYGIRTEQFLDLKALKGDSSDNLPGVPGIGEKTAVKLLQEYETLDGVYEHLDEQKGALRTKLENGRESAYLTKQVAEIWTDAPIELDWDVADVNDCDFARVTEILQKLEFNSLIGRLPRTMQAAENEKKEEPKLDIPRIEKLPDTPMFEAENIIYIDSSEPDVIYISSNPESAWTAKISEISQSMWQLLAQGIVIAADVKQLYHELDNHGVAVRFHEVWDVEQAAFLIDPLKRDRSLSALSGYFSDDNSSPYQLARLHKIYREQKVYMSNNSQIARVAYEFDFPVIWALFQMEKRGMKLDDTLLKQMGDELAAEVSGLEQQMYSMAGYEFNASSPAQLSEVLFTKLQLPTAGIKKGKTGYSTGQKELDKLRGQHPIIELIERYRELTKLISTYIEALPKLMATDGRIHTTFNQDVTSTGRLSSTNPNLQNIPVRTELGRKIRQAFVPSDGKVFVGADYSQFELRLAAVLAGDEKLIEDFNSDVDIHAKTAAETYGISIDEVSKSQRRAAKVINFGVLYGMSPHGLAAATGMSFTEAKKFIDHYFEVRKPIRQYLDKILTQAREQGFVETYFGRRRPTPDVKSSNFMVRSSAERAAMNMPIQGTEADLMKLAMIRLEDKLSGLADAILQVHDSILVECKPEDIQKVSEIMKAEMEGVCPELPIKLKVDIGTGVNWGEV
- the truB gene encoding tRNA pseudouridine(55) synthase TruB codes for the protein MDEVILIDKPQGMTSFGVVARLRRVLSNQAGKKVKVGHTGTLDPFATGLMIIMTGKKCREAETFTKLDKWYEAEIILGKNSSTGDPEGEITDVSDYEPSLEEVQQVVSQFVGKIEQTPPIFSAIKINGERAYKLAREGKQVEIPKRVIEIYSLELLAYEYPKLKIRTHVSSGTYIRTLAVDIGEKLGTGAYCENLRRTKIADYSIDQAKTLADFGITS
- the pnp gene encoding polyribonucleotide nucleotidyltransferase codes for the protein MSIINPSGKEIFSVTTDFCGRPLTLEVNRVGFRTTGSVLVRYGDTVVLGSAQVSPRPVQLDYFPLSIDYEEKFYAAGKISGSRFIKREGRPSDEAVLIGRLIDRPIRPLFPKGYRQEIQVVATVLSMDPSFRPDVIAMIAASSALMLTGTPFDGPVAGLRAGRVNGEFKAFLTPEEREKSDLDLVVAGIESGITMVEAGAKEVSEDVIVDAMAWAHQMMQPAIALQRELAEKVAPTQQEYDLILPDESIQQTVNAWADGKFGEKIRRPYPERNEMISEIRAEFHEAMAEKLGLDEEEYSEVRGDYDEAFTLALHKDVRRGIVSERVRPDGRQLTEIRPLSSEVGFLPRAHGSSLFTRGVTQGMNIVTLAPLSYSQLIDTMEITDGERRYMHHYNAPGYTVGEVKRMGSPGRREIGHGYLAERALLPVLPTEEDFPYAIRSVTEIMSQNGSTSMAATCSSCLALMDAGVPISAPVSGIAMGLMMDGDTPYVLSDIADAEDFAGDMDFKVTGTSKGITALQMDMKVHGLPVAILRQAIEQSKAGRAHILEHMLSVLPEPRKSLSPYAPRIEKIKIDPDKIGVIIGKGGETINKITSETGAEIDIKEDGLITVASPDGTSIEKAMNWIKSLIEEPEVGKIYEGKVVGIKDFGAFVNILPGVDGMVHISKLAERRVEKVTDVVKEGQTVRVKITGIDERGKINLTMIGL
- a CDS encoding sortase gives rise to the protein MSLQLDSVKNRQKSWKSYILTIIAILMILGGVYLLALISTPLILSQNIDPKDNQTTQLITKTENKITENRLYIPKIDINLPYSTGGAETMEHGAWWRKPENGNPKDGGNFVLSAHRFIMGLTPQQTLRKSPFYNIDKLTVGDEIIIDYNGVRYNYVISEKQSVKPDAVEIEQLTDQPQLTLYSCTLGGANDGRDVIIAKLKK